The following are from one region of the Melitaea cinxia chromosome 7, ilMelCinx1.1, whole genome shotgun sequence genome:
- the LOC123655149 gene encoding uncharacterized protein LOC123655149 produces MRTGFPDTNGSSNGADDLRKTALIDVELKRLNIAVSALQETRLPDEGSIREASYTFFWKGKDSTAAREHGVGFAIRNDLLSAIETPRGISERIMVLRMRSNCGFVTFISAYAPTLVSPDEAKDQFYDQLTETVRGVSSSDRLYILGDFNARVGQDSSAWPDCVGPHGIGKLNENGQRLLEFCSSQLLCVTNTFFKGKPMRRVSWKHPRSGHWHQLDLVLTRRKDLRETIHTRTFHSAECDTDHSLVVTRVALIHKKIHSSKPPGKKKLDLPKTRHDDLIRDFEDLVRKETETWDVNATVEDEWSNVRALLTETAAKAFGYQRAKSQDWFTENIEQLSPLLDSKRDAALAHRLNPNPKTREELTISKAALQRSTRHFANVYWTNICHNIQACADSGNFSGVYSGIKQAIGPVSKKTAPLKEADGSVITDRHRQMERWVEHFTTLYATPVSIEPEAIQSMPKLDTWSQLDDLPTIREYHIAVKQLKRGKSPGSDGTQAEILKLKCVSPILHSLLCKCWEAGCVPRDMRDANIITLYKGKGDRGDCNSYRGISLLSSVGKLFGRVILGKLQKLANRVYPEAQCGFRPRRSTVDMIFSLRQLQEKCREQKTPLYVAFVDLNKAFDTVSREGLYTALKCIGCPPKLLSLVQSFHEDMKGAVVFDGQTSDQFEMRRGVRQGCVLAPTLFGIFFSIILRTAFGDSQQGIHLHTRVDGKLFNISLLQAKRKRHDLFVDSLLFADDAAFVANSVLELQTIMDKFSKACTLFSMSINPQKTVVLAQGSAEIPAIMLDSTALQVVDRFCYLGSTVSSNLSLEAEINTRIGKAATTFGRLSTRVWNNKHLTNRTKMIVFQACVLSTLLYGAETWTSYAKQERQINTFYMRCLRNILGISWKDRATNERVLQIARMPSLTAMLKQRRLRWLGHVHRMDPSRLPRQIMLGAVANARRDVGRPLLRFKDCAKRDMVAFNINHNSWEKLAENRDQWRKSVKDGQQHHDEAWTLIGQEKQKTPEQRHQ; encoded by the coding sequence ATGAGGACAGGCTTCCCAGACACCAATGGAAGCTCAAATGGCGCTGACGACCTGCGCAAAACTGCCTTAATCGATGTCGAGCTCAAAAGACTTAACATAGCGGTTTCCGCACTGCAAGAGACCAGATTACCGGACGAAGGCTCAATACGCGAGGCCTCATATACATTTTTCTGGAAGGGAAAGGACTCTACTGCCGCACGTGAGCATGGCGTTGGTTTCGCAATCCGCAATGATCTCCTTTCCGCAATCGAAACTCCTCGAGGAATTTCGGAGCGCATTATGGTGTTGAGGATGCGAAGCAACTGCGgctttgttacttttatttccGCATATGCCCCAACACTAGTTTCACCTGACGAAGCCAAAGACCAATTTTACGACCAACTCACTGAGACGGTACGTGGCGTAAGTTCTAGTGACAGACTTTACATCTTGGGTGACTTTAACGCCCGGGTCGGCCAGGACAGCTCTGCTTGGCCCGATTGTGTGGGCCCCCACGGCATTGGAAAACTCAACGAGAACGGACAACGTTTACTTGAGTTCTGCTCGAGCCAATTGCTGTGTGTGACCAATACTTTCTTCAAGGGTAAGCCTATGCGTAGGGTGTCCTGGAAGCACCCTCGCTCTGGTCACTGGCACCAGCTAGACCTAGTCCTCACCAGAAGAAAAGACCTCCGCGAAACCATTCACACGCGTACATTCCACAGCGCGGAATGTGACACTGATCATTCCCTAGTAGTAACACGTGTAGCCCTGATCCACAAAAAGATTCATTCGTCCAAACCACCTGGTAAGAAGAAATTAGACCTTCCTAAAACTAGGCATGACGATTTGATTCGTGATTTTGAGGATTTGGTACGTAAGGAGACTGAAACTTGGGATGTAAATGCGACCGTCGAAGACGAATGGAGTAATGTCAGAGCTCTTCTCACGGAAACAGCTGCCAAAGCTTTCGGCTATCAGAGAGCTAAATCTCAAGACTGGTTCACTGAAAATATAGAGCAACTTTCACCCTTGCTTGACTCTAAACGCGACGCTGCTCTTGCTCACCGTCTGAATCCTAATCCAAAGACGCGCGAAGAGCTTACAATTTCTAAAGCAGCTCTTCAACGCAGCACACGCCACTTTGCGAATGTCTATTGGACCAATATTTGCCACAACATCCAAGCGTGTGCAGACTCAGGAAACTTCAGCGGTGTGTACTCTGGTATAAAACAGGCCATCGGCCCAGTTTCCAAAAAGACAGCTCCCCTTAAAGAAGCTGATGGCTCTGTTATAACAGATCGTCATCGTCAAATGGAACGTTGGGTAGAACACTTCACCACTCTCTATGCAACTCCAGTCAGCATCGAACCGGAGGCTATTCAGAGCATGCCTAAACTGGATACTTGGAGTCAATTAGACGACCTACCTACTATAAGGGAATACCACATTGCTGTAAAGCAGCTTAAGCGCGGTAAGAGTCCTGGTAGTGATGGAACCCAAGCAGAAATACTTAAACTTAAGTGCGTGTCACCTATTCTGCACAGTCTGCTGTGTAAGTGCTGGGAGGCGGGGTGCGTGCCTCGGGATATGCGTGATGCCAACATCATCACACTATACAAAGGGAAAGGGGATCGCGGCGATTGCAACTCCTACCGTGGTATTTCCCTTTTGAGCTCAGTCGGCAAGCTATTTGGACGTGTAATATTAGGAAAGCTCCAAAAACTTGCAAATCGCGTATATCCTGAGGCACAGTGTGGTTTTCGCCCCCGGCGTTCCACAGTCGATATGATTTTCTCCCTTCGCCAATTACAGGAGAAGTGCAGAGAGCAGAAAACGCCATTGTACGTGGCGTTTGTTGACTTAAATAAGGCCTTCGATACCGTTAGCAGGGAGGGTCTTTATACTGCACTGAAATGCATTGGGTGTCCACCGAAACTCTTGAGCCTTGTTCAATCCTTTCACGAAGATATGAAGGGCGCTGTAGTTTTTGATGGCCAAACGTCTGATCAGTTCGAAATGCGTAGGGGTGTCCGTCAGGGCTGCGTGTTGGCTCCTACCCTGTTTGGTATATTCTTTTCGATTATCCTAAGAACTGCTTTCGGCGACAGCCAACAGGGTATCCACCTTCATACAAGAGTAGACGGAAAGCTATTCAACATCTCACTGCTTCAAGCTAAACGAAAGCGTCATGATCTTTTCGTTGACTCTTTGTTATTTGCCGATGATGCAGCTTTTGTGGCAAACTCAGTTCTCGAGCTTCAAACAATCATGGACAAATTTTCCAAAGCATGCACTTTGTTTTCCATGTCCATAAACCCCCAAAAAACTGTGGTTCTAGCGCAAGGCAGTGCAGAAATACCTGCAATAATGCTGGATAGCACTGCTTTACAAGTGGTTGATAGGTTCTGCTACCTGGGATCGACTGTCTCGAGCAATCTCTCTCTAGAAGCAGAGATCAATACTCGCATCGGAAAAGCGGCGACTACGTTCGGGCGGCTCAGTACAAGAGTGTGGAACAACAAACATCTTACCAACAGGACCAAGATGATAGTATTTCAGGCCTGTGTTTTGAGCACGCTCTTGTACGGAGCGGAGACGTGGACGTCCTATGCGAAGCAAGAACGTCAGATTAACACTTTTTATATGCGCTGCCTACGGAACATCCTGGGTATAAGTTGGAAAGACAGAGCGACCAACGAGAGGGTTCTACAAATTGCGCGGATGCCCAGTCTAACTGCCATGCTAAAACAGCGTCGGCTGCGTTGGTTGGGGCATGTACACCGGATGGACCCCTCTCGACTTCCGCGGCAGATCATGCTTGGCGCAGTTGCGAACGCAAGGAGGGATGTTGGGAGGCCTTTGCTCCGTTTTAAAGACTGCGCCAAGCGCGATATGGTCGCTTTTAACATAAATCACAACAGCTGGGAAAAGTTAGCCGAGAACAGAGACCAATGGCGTAAGAGCGTGAAGGATGGTCAACAACATCACGATGAAGCCTGGACTCTTATCGGACAGGAGAAACAAAAAACACCAGAACAGCGACATCAGTGA